From Pontibacter actiniarum, a single genomic window includes:
- a CDS encoding glycosyltransferase family 2 protein, whose translation MLYIVIPVFNRKNFTKECLLSLQRGTNQNYKVIVVDDGSTDGTADMLREEFPEVEILFGDGSLFWTASVNMGIKHALQLGADYVMTLNNDLEVAEDYIENTYKWIAQKPQAVIGALEMDAGTREPAFGGEIVDFKLNKVRHLLQELPKEQQVGLHAVSQLPGRGLLIPRAVFEKIGLLDQDQFPHYVADYDFTHTALRNGFELYVNYDAKLYTYPEESGERKNRQSKSFNNFYKHLFDIKGGGNLRDFTRFTLKNCPPPYIPYYLANGYARRIFGYMLK comes from the coding sequence ATGCTATACATTGTTATACCTGTTTTCAACAGAAAGAACTTTACCAAAGAGTGCCTGCTCTCCCTGCAGCGCGGCACCAACCAAAACTATAAAGTGATTGTGGTGGACGACGGCTCCACCGACGGCACCGCCGATATGCTGCGCGAGGAGTTCCCGGAGGTGGAGATTCTCTTCGGCGACGGCAGCCTGTTCTGGACCGCCAGCGTAAACATGGGCATTAAACACGCCCTGCAGCTAGGCGCCGACTACGTCATGACGCTGAACAACGACCTGGAAGTAGCCGAAGACTACATCGAGAACACCTATAAATGGATAGCGCAGAAGCCGCAGGCCGTTATCGGAGCACTCGAGATGGACGCCGGCACCCGCGAACCTGCCTTTGGCGGTGAAATCGTGGACTTTAAGCTGAACAAAGTACGCCACCTGCTGCAGGAGCTGCCAAAGGAGCAGCAGGTAGGGCTGCACGCCGTGTCGCAGCTGCCGGGTCGCGGCCTGCTGATCCCACGCGCGGTGTTTGAGAAGATCGGCCTGCTAGACCAGGACCAGTTCCCGCACTATGTGGCCGACTACGACTTTACACACACCGCCCTGCGCAACGGCTTTGAGCTGTACGTAAACTACGATGCCAAGCTTTATACTTACCCGGAGGAAAGCGGTGAGCGTAAGAACCGGCAGAGCAAGTCGTTTAACAACTTCTACAAGCACCTGTTCGACATCAAGGGCGGCGGCAACCTGCGCGACTTCACCCGCTTCACGCTCAAAAACTGCCCTCCTCCCTATATACCGTACTACCTGGCAAACGGCTATGCCCGCAGGATTTTTGGCTATATGCTAAAATAA
- a CDS encoding glycosyltransferase family 4 protein codes for MKLLLSAYACEPHRGTELGNGWNWALNTAKLGHEVWCLTTVEGRESIEKEVERLALPNLHMVFVELPAWIDKAFEYHLGFYPHYMYWQHRAYQVAKELDRTVDFDLVHHVTIGSLQMGTALWRLNKPLIFGPTGGGQEAPKALKKYFYSGWRTEVMRKVISELLLALNPNARKAMRHASLVLTTNQDTYDMAQRIGALNPKMFLDTSLPEDFYPEAYPERIPDEPLKILWVGRLFARKGLPLVLEALSKVRPDVKFELTILGDGQMRDYVPRWIKEYNLHDKVKWKGQVPWDEVKRAYTQSDLFLFCSLRDSSAAQFLEAMAYGLPIVTLDLHGGKNLVPDDAGIKVPVTTAAQTVKDVAAAVEKLHDQPLLRRQMGMAGYQFSKSQTWTVKTQHINEFYSKYTQAQPAELTIEH; via the coding sequence ATGAAACTTCTTCTATCAGCATATGCTTGTGAGCCGCACCGCGGCACGGAGCTGGGCAACGGCTGGAACTGGGCGCTGAACACAGCCAAGCTCGGCCACGAAGTGTGGTGCCTCACCACCGTAGAAGGCAGGGAGAGCATTGAGAAGGAAGTGGAGAGGCTTGCGCTGCCCAACCTGCACATGGTGTTTGTGGAGCTGCCCGCCTGGATTGATAAAGCCTTTGAGTACCACCTGGGCTTTTACCCGCACTACATGTACTGGCAGCACCGGGCGTACCAGGTGGCAAAGGAGCTGGACAGAACAGTGGACTTCGACCTGGTGCACCACGTAACCATAGGCAGCCTGCAAATGGGCACGGCACTGTGGCGCCTGAACAAACCGCTCATCTTCGGGCCAACCGGAGGCGGCCAGGAGGCCCCAAAAGCACTTAAAAAGTACTTCTACAGCGGATGGAGAACGGAGGTCATGCGTAAGGTGATCAGCGAGCTGCTGCTGGCCCTGAACCCGAACGCCCGCAAGGCCATGCGCCACGCCTCGCTCGTGCTCACCACCAACCAGGACACCTATGACATGGCCCAGCGCATCGGCGCCCTCAACCCGAAGATGTTCTTGGACACAAGCCTGCCGGAGGACTTTTACCCGGAGGCGTACCCGGAGCGCATCCCCGACGAGCCGCTGAAGATCCTGTGGGTGGGCCGCCTGTTTGCCCGCAAAGGCCTGCCGCTGGTGCTGGAGGCGCTCAGCAAAGTGCGGCCCGATGTAAAGTTTGAGCTAACCATACTTGGTGACGGCCAGATGCGCGATTACGTCCCCCGCTGGATAAAAGAATACAACCTGCACGACAAGGTGAAGTGGAAAGGCCAGGTACCCTGGGATGAGGTGAAGCGCGCCTACACCCAGAGCGACCTCTTCCTGTTCTGCAGCCTGCGCGACTCCAGCGCCGCGCAGTTCCTGGAGGCTATGGCTTACGGCCTGCCCATCGTTACCCTTGACCTGCACGGGGGCAAGAACCTCGTGCCGGACGATGCGGGTATAAAAGTGCCTGTCACCACTGCAGCCCAAACCGTGAAAGACGTAGCAGCCGCCGTGGAAAAACTGCACGACCAGCCGCTGCTGCGCCGCCAGATGGGCATGGCAGGCTACCAGTTTTCCAAGTCCCAGACCTGGACGGTGAAAACACAACACATCAACGAGTTTTACAGTAAGTATACCCAGGCTCAGCCTGCCGAGCTTACCATTGAACATTAG
- a CDS encoding O-antigen ligase family protein translates to MKINYSVIFTIPLLMVMFLDPMYLELISGDNENTLGAILNVLVKLNTGVAFLYSVYRFKTMSPFMRFVFVLVTIYLFGMILESYYKYSSFLIYPHVFQRLLLFYFVFFIYTFYKNNDYLQLRHIINIILIGFVLNIVLIHPEALSIASFTNHERGVNASTMYMIVIPFLYFASKYLFEGGAYNLMMSFLVVFAIIFFQHRTIWVCMTGIMAVYVYLVKFKASKPVNFGKLIPIAFVMVVLGIVSSAFLFSTHPEIITKIQENFSDIENASEQGTGGWRYNQFLSYLPFIQDNFLMGMRFEGFELPIQFYRDDIDAPVFEDGNGHHFHSFYVDVLFYIGFVGMAMFMMMQIYAVKKGFTRKSLDEKQIVILAFITSGFVYGISYILPFFFYAFLGLALAYMEQQPETHSFILESARRRKKKLQSLRSTKTSSNHTVTSY, encoded by the coding sequence ATGAAGATAAACTACAGTGTCATATTCACAATTCCGCTACTCATGGTCATGTTCCTTGACCCGATGTACCTGGAGTTGATTTCCGGAGATAATGAAAACACGCTGGGCGCCATACTTAACGTTTTGGTGAAGCTGAACACAGGTGTGGCTTTCCTCTACAGCGTCTACCGCTTTAAGACCATGTCTCCTTTCATGCGGTTTGTGTTCGTGCTGGTCACGATTTACCTGTTCGGGATGATTTTGGAGTCGTACTACAAGTACAGCAGCTTCTTAATTTATCCTCACGTGTTTCAGCGGCTCCTGCTGTTCTACTTTGTGTTTTTCATTTACACATTTTACAAAAACAACGATTACCTGCAGCTCCGGCATATTATCAACATCATACTGATCGGCTTTGTACTAAATATTGTCCTCATCCACCCCGAAGCCCTTAGCATAGCCTCTTTCACAAACCATGAAAGGGGCGTAAATGCCAGTACCATGTACATGATCGTGATACCGTTCCTGTACTTTGCCAGCAAATACCTGTTCGAGGGCGGCGCCTATAACCTGATGATGAGCTTTTTAGTGGTCTTTGCCATCATATTCTTTCAACACAGGACCATATGGGTTTGTATGACGGGTATCATGGCAGTGTATGTGTACCTGGTGAAGTTCAAGGCCTCCAAGCCGGTAAACTTCGGCAAGCTCATTCCTATTGCGTTCGTTATGGTTGTGCTCGGCATTGTGAGCAGCGCCTTCCTGTTCTCCACCCATCCCGAAATCATCACAAAAATACAGGAGAACTTTTCTGATATTGAGAACGCCAGTGAGCAGGGCACCGGCGGGTGGAGGTACAACCAGTTCTTGTCGTACCTGCCCTTTATCCAGGACAACTTCCTGATGGGCATGCGCTTCGAAGGATTTGAGCTGCCCATCCAGTTTTACCGCGATGATATTGACGCACCTGTCTTTGAGGACGGCAACGGCCACCACTTCCACAGCTTTTATGTAGACGTCCTGTTTTACATTGGCTTTGTAGGCATGGCGATGTTTATGATGATGCAGATATACGCTGTAAAAAAGGGCTTTACGCGCAAATCGCTTGATGAGAAGCAGATCGTTATACTTGCTTTTATAACCAGCGGCTTTGTATACGGCATCTCCTACATCCTGCCTTTTTTCTTCTACGCCTTCCTGGGCCTGGCCTTGGCCTACATGGAGCAACAGCCGGAGACCCACTCGTTTATACTGGAATCGGCACGGCGCCGGAAGAAAAAGCTGCAGTCCCTTCGAAGTACAAAAACTAGTTCAAATCACACGGTAACTTCCTACTAA